The Coprobacillus cateniformis DNA window TTTGTATCAATTGATCATCTTCTACAACAAGTATTTTTTGCATAATATCACCTGTATATATTGTATCATAGAAAAGTGTATTAAGAATGAAAATACTGAAAAAATAGTGCTTCATAGATTGAAACACTATTTCTTTATCTTATTAATTTGTCAATTAAGACATTTGAGAGAATTTTTGTTTTAACTGATTTATCTTTTGTTGTTCAGCCTGTTCAGTTGGATACCAACCTTTAGCAGCCATTTTCTTATAAATCTCATTTTGGATTGTTAAAGAATTACATAATGCTTGATCAAATGCAGAATGCACATGTTCTGTATTTGATTCAATAGTTCCATGTAAATATAAGTCACAAACTCCTTTAACACTCATTAATAGACTTTCCATTAAACATTTATCATCCATGATTTTCGATCTCCTTTCTTATTGTTTTTATAAAAGATTATAAAATTGTTGAAATAATTCATTATGTTTTGTTACTAACTGATTTACGTATTCCTTTAACTCAGCATCTTGAAGTTTAGAAGCGACTTCAGTACACTGTTTTTTCAAATACTCTTCATGACCTAATGCATCTTCAAT harbors:
- a CDS encoding spore coat protein; this translates as MDDKCLMESLLMSVKGVCDLYLHGTIESNTEHVHSAFDQALCNSLTIQNEIYKKMAAKGWYPTEQAEQQKINQLKQKFSQMS